Proteins encoded together in one Benincasa hispida cultivar B227 chromosome 1, ASM972705v1, whole genome shotgun sequence window:
- the LOC120084979 gene encoding RING-H2 finger protein ATL2, with product MDAAMEDLSPPSPPGLNDFALSGKIMLSAIIILLFVVILIICLHLYARWYVLRARRRGTLRRRNRLVFYFEPENPSAPHGAAVSQHRGLDSSVLNSLPVFTFSSKSHSDPIDCAVCLSEFEENEKGRTLPKCSHSFHIDCIDMWFHSHATCPLCRSPVELAPETPAEVAISIEEPVIAESGSSSGFCAECDRSDRMAPSSAGTRSFRARRKPAELAGVSIEIPTRREGEFAASLSPTTPSFKSPISRVMSLSFKMIIGRERRGDVSPTGNGVGCSSGAGGQLDIEKGKESVL from the coding sequence ATGGATGCCGCCATGGAAGACCTTTCTCCCCCTTCTCCTCCGGGACTCAACGATTTCGCCCTAAGCGGCAAGATTATGCTCAGCGCCATCATCATCCTCCTCTTCGTCGTCATTCTCATCATTTGCCTTCACCTCTACGCCCGCTGGTACGTTCTCCGAGCTCGCCGCCGTGGAACTCTCCGCCGCCGTAACCGCCTCGTCTTCTATTTCGAACCCGAAAACCCCTCTGCCCCACACGGCGCCGCCGTCTCTCAACATCGCGGCCTCGATTCCTCTGTTCTCAATTCTCTCCCTGTTTTCACTTTCTCTTCCAAATCCCACTCCGATCCCATCGATTGCGCCGTGTGTTTGTCCGAATTTGAGGAAAATGAAAAGGGCCGTACACTTCCCAAATGTTCTCATAGCTTTCATATCGATTGCATCGACATGTGGTTTCATTCTCATGCCACCTGCCCTCTCTGTCGCTCGCCGGTCGAGCTGGCTCCGGAGACACCAGCGGAGGTAGCGATTTCCATTGAGGAACCGGTGATAGCTGAATCCGGTTCGAGTTCTGGTTTTTGCGCAGAGTGCGATCGGTCCGACCGGATGGCTCCTTCTTCGGCCGGTACTCGGTCGTTTAGGGCACGGCGGAAGCCGGCGGAACTGGCTGGAGTTTCAATTGAGATTCCGACGCGGAGAGAGGGCGAGTTCGCGGCTTCATTGTCGCCGACCACTCCATCATTCAAGTCGCCGATAAGTCGGGTGATGTCGTTGTCATTCAAGATGATCATTGGACGGGAGAGAAGAGGCGACGTGTCACCGACCGGAAATGGAGTCGGCTGCAGCTCCGGCGCCGGCGGGCAGTTGGAtattgaaaaaggaaaggaaagcgTTCTGTGA